A region of Vespula vulgaris chromosome 1, iyVesVulg1.1, whole genome shotgun sequence DNA encodes the following proteins:
- the LOC127070728 gene encoding popeye domain-containing protein 3-like isoform X2: MWICFDLIGSREGLGASISFLILLYSISNSVDASLTNADTSNIPHNTVTSDISSPTVTHHENDECRNVTTDDRASSGLSVVSHGTGHPHSPTVPPTFLHGVLTCQPYQGIYVNHVYFQLANVFFLLSHLAPSGIHGVLYLRCTLLVGCAFLALWGWTIACWLDVVLWNALFVVINFVHVCTLLYKLRPIKFSREVEEVYIAVFQPLRVSRHQFKKVLNCMKIIRQLKYQEVYAQEKVTKVDSLSLVLSGKLVVSQNGRALHIVFPHQFLDSPEWFGVSTDEYFQVSITAMEESRILLWHRDKLKLSIISDQFLQAVFDHILGRDVVKKLMQVSETMAASSHQQQNGQVIGLGSIGTLENDPDTKLFVVKKTGDSQGITALISRQLQAGDPNAWRLGRIEETDHETPV, translated from the exons ATGTGGATCTGTTTTGATTTAATAGGAAGCCGAGAAGGCTTGGGTGCTTCCATTTCATTCCTTATACTTCTATATTCAATTTCTAATAGTGTTGATGCTAGTTTGACAAATGCTGATACATCCAATATACCTCATAACACTGTCACGTCAGATATATCATCACCAACTGTTACGCATCATGAGAATGACGAATGTAGGAATGTGACCACTGATGATAGAGCAA gTTCTGGACTGTCAGTGGTCAGCCATGGAACTGGCCATCCTCATTCGCCAACAGTGCCTCCAACCTTTCTCCACGGAGTTCTTACCTGCCAACCCTATCAAGGAATTTATGTGAACCATGTCTATTTTCAATTAGCAAATGTCTTCTTCCTATTGTCACACCTTGCACCAAGTGGCATACATGGTGTCCTCTATTTAAGGTGCACTCTGCTCGTGGGCTGTGCCTTTCTTGCTTTGTGGGGCTGGACAATAGCTTGCTGGCTGGACGTCGTGCTCTGGAATGCTCTCTTTGTTGTCATCAACTTCGTCCATGTATGCACGCTTCTTTACAAGCTCAGGCCTATCAAGTTTTCAAGGGAAGTTGAAGAG GTATATATTGCTGTATTCCAGCCATTGAGAGTATCACGtcatcaatttaaaaaagtcTTAAATTGTATGAAGATCATCAgacaattaaaatatcaagaaGTTTACGCTCAAGAGAAAGTAACAAAAGTTGACTCCTTATCATTGGTGTTATCAGGAAA attagTTGTATCACAGAATGGAAGAGCATTGCATATTGTCTTCCCACATCAGTTCCTGGATTCTCCAGAATGGTTTGGTGTCTCTACAGATGAATATTTCcag GTATCTATAACAGCCATGGAAGAATCAAGGATATTATTATGGCACAGAGATAAGTTAAAATTAAGCATTATTAGTGATCAATTCCTGCAGGCAGTTTTTGATCATATCCTTGGCAGAGATGTAGTTAAAAAGTTGATGCAG gTTAGTGAAACAATGGCTGCTAGCAGTCATCAACAACAAAATGGACAAGTTATTGGTCTTGGCAGCATAGGGACGTTAGAAAATGATCCAGATACTAAACTGTTCGTCGTTAAAAAAACGGGTGATAGTCAGGGGATTACTGCTCTTATCAGTCGTCAGCTTCAAG CAGGTGATCCAAATGCTTGGAGATTGGGAAGAATCGAAGAGACT
- the LOC127070728 gene encoding popeye domain-containing protein 3-like isoform X1: MWICFDLIGSREGLGASISFLILLYSISNSVDASLTNADTSNIPHNTVTSDISSPTVTHHENDECRNVTTDDRASSGLSVVSHGTGHPHSPTVPPTFLHGVLTCQPYQGIYVNHVYFQLANVFFLLSHLAPSGIHGVLYLRCTLLVGCAFLALWGWTIACWLDVVLWNALFVVINFVHVCTLLYKLRPIKFSREVEEVYIAVFQPLRVSRHQFKKVLNCMKIIRQLKYQEVYAQEKVTKVDSLSLVLSGKLVVSQNGRALHIVFPHQFLDSPEWFGVSTDEYFQVSITAMEESRILLWHRDKLKLSIISDQFLQAVFDHILGRDVVKKLMQVSETMAASSHQQQNGQVIGLGSIGTLENDPDTKLFVVKKTGDSQGITALISRQLQAAGDPNAWRLGRIEETDHETPV, from the exons ATGTGGATCTGTTTTGATTTAATAGGAAGCCGAGAAGGCTTGGGTGCTTCCATTTCATTCCTTATACTTCTATATTCAATTTCTAATAGTGTTGATGCTAGTTTGACAAATGCTGATACATCCAATATACCTCATAACACTGTCACGTCAGATATATCATCACCAACTGTTACGCATCATGAGAATGACGAATGTAGGAATGTGACCACTGATGATAGAGCAA gTTCTGGACTGTCAGTGGTCAGCCATGGAACTGGCCATCCTCATTCGCCAACAGTGCCTCCAACCTTTCTCCACGGAGTTCTTACCTGCCAACCCTATCAAGGAATTTATGTGAACCATGTCTATTTTCAATTAGCAAATGTCTTCTTCCTATTGTCACACCTTGCACCAAGTGGCATACATGGTGTCCTCTATTTAAGGTGCACTCTGCTCGTGGGCTGTGCCTTTCTTGCTTTGTGGGGCTGGACAATAGCTTGCTGGCTGGACGTCGTGCTCTGGAATGCTCTCTTTGTTGTCATCAACTTCGTCCATGTATGCACGCTTCTTTACAAGCTCAGGCCTATCAAGTTTTCAAGGGAAGTTGAAGAG GTATATATTGCTGTATTCCAGCCATTGAGAGTATCACGtcatcaatttaaaaaagtcTTAAATTGTATGAAGATCATCAgacaattaaaatatcaagaaGTTTACGCTCAAGAGAAAGTAACAAAAGTTGACTCCTTATCATTGGTGTTATCAGGAAA attagTTGTATCACAGAATGGAAGAGCATTGCATATTGTCTTCCCACATCAGTTCCTGGATTCTCCAGAATGGTTTGGTGTCTCTACAGATGAATATTTCcag GTATCTATAACAGCCATGGAAGAATCAAGGATATTATTATGGCACAGAGATAAGTTAAAATTAAGCATTATTAGTGATCAATTCCTGCAGGCAGTTTTTGATCATATCCTTGGCAGAGATGTAGTTAAAAAGTTGATGCAG gTTAGTGAAACAATGGCTGCTAGCAGTCATCAACAACAAAATGGACAAGTTATTGGTCTTGGCAGCATAGGGACGTTAGAAAATGATCCAGATACTAAACTGTTCGTCGTTAAAAAAACGGGTGATAGTCAGGGGATTACTGCTCTTATCAGTCGTCAGCTTCAAG CAGCAGGTGATCCAAATGCTTGGAGATTGGGAAGAATCGAAGAGACT